One segment of Carya illinoinensis cultivar Pawnee chromosome 13, C.illinoinensisPawnee_v1, whole genome shotgun sequence DNA contains the following:
- the LOC122291477 gene encoding alpha carbonic anhydrase 7-like isoform X1 gives MPIRVLKPLQHILQNRGNSKITKMKQLVNQFLFCWFFIVLFLHSSRPATSQEVDDEREFDYSEKNGKGPSQWGKINPDWSLCKDGSMQSPIDLLNERVEIVSHLGRLNRNYRPSNATLKNRGHDMMVEWEGGAGYIEINGTQYVLKQSHWHSPSEHTINGRKFDLEVHMVHESSDGKVAVVGIMYTIGRPDSFLSSMRPQLSAVAGNSEAVTAMGIVDPKKIKIGSRKYYRYIGSLTIPPCTQNVIWTIVRKVRTVTREQVRLLRVAVHDDSDTNARPLQPLNMRSVHLYRPSEVED, from the exons atgcccATCCGAGTGCTCAAACCTCTCCAACACATATTGCAAAATCGTGGAAATTCCAAGATCACAAAGATGAAGCAGCTTGTAAACCAATTCTTGTTTTGCTGGTTCTTCATTGTTCTCTTTTTGCATTCATCCCGCCCTGCAACATCTCAAGAAGTTG ATGATGAACGAGAATTTGACTACAGTGAGAAAAATGGAAAAGGACCGTCTCAATGGGGAAAGATTAACCCTGACTGGAGCTTGTGCAAAGATGGATCAATGCAATCTCCGATTGATTTGCTGAATGAAAGGGTGGAAATAGTTTCCCATTTAGGGAGACTTAATCGGAATTACCGTCCCTCTAATGCCACTCTAAAAAATAGAGGCCATGACATGATG GTGGAATGGGAAGGCGGCGCAGGATATATTGAAATAAATGGTACTCAATATGTACTCAAGCAAAGCCATTGGCACTCACCCTCTGAACACACTATCAATGGCCGGAAGTTTGATCTAGAGGTGCACATGGTCCATGAGAGTTCAGATGGAAAAGTTGCTGTGGTTGGAATTATGTACACGATTGGACGCCCTGATTCTTTCTTGTCATcg ATGAGGCCTCAGTTGTCAGCCGTCGCCGGTAACAGTGAAGCAGTGACAGCGATGGGAATCGTCGACCCAAAGAAGATAAAGATAGGCAGTAGAAAGTATTATAGATATATTGGGTCCCTTACAATTCCCCCTTGTACTCAAAATGTTATATGGACCATCGTGAGAAAG GTGAGGACTGTTACACGAGAACAAGTTAGGTTGCTTCGCGTGGCCGTTCATGAT GACTCAGACACAAACGCAAGACCACTACAACCACTAAATATGCGCTCAGTGCATCTGTATAGACCAAGTGAAGTGGAAGATTAA
- the LOC122291477 gene encoding alpha carbonic anhydrase 7-like isoform X2 — MPIRVLKPLQHILQNRGNSKITKMKQLVNQFLFCWFFIVLFLHSSRPATSQEVDDEREFDYSEKNGKGPSQWGKINPDWSLCKDGSMQSPIDLLNERVEIVSHLGRLNRNYRPSNATLKNRGHDMMVEWEGGAGYIEINGTQYVLKQSHWHSPSEHTINGRKFDLEVHMVHESSDGKVAVVGIMYTIGRPDSFLSSMRPQLSAVAGNSEAVTAMGIVDPKKIKIGSRKYYRYIGSLTIPPCTQNVIWTIVRKDSDTNARPLQPLNMRSVHLYRPSEVED, encoded by the exons atgcccATCCGAGTGCTCAAACCTCTCCAACACATATTGCAAAATCGTGGAAATTCCAAGATCACAAAGATGAAGCAGCTTGTAAACCAATTCTTGTTTTGCTGGTTCTTCATTGTTCTCTTTTTGCATTCATCCCGCCCTGCAACATCTCAAGAAGTTG ATGATGAACGAGAATTTGACTACAGTGAGAAAAATGGAAAAGGACCGTCTCAATGGGGAAAGATTAACCCTGACTGGAGCTTGTGCAAAGATGGATCAATGCAATCTCCGATTGATTTGCTGAATGAAAGGGTGGAAATAGTTTCCCATTTAGGGAGACTTAATCGGAATTACCGTCCCTCTAATGCCACTCTAAAAAATAGAGGCCATGACATGATG GTGGAATGGGAAGGCGGCGCAGGATATATTGAAATAAATGGTACTCAATATGTACTCAAGCAAAGCCATTGGCACTCACCCTCTGAACACACTATCAATGGCCGGAAGTTTGATCTAGAGGTGCACATGGTCCATGAGAGTTCAGATGGAAAAGTTGCTGTGGTTGGAATTATGTACACGATTGGACGCCCTGATTCTTTCTTGTCATcg ATGAGGCCTCAGTTGTCAGCCGTCGCCGGTAACAGTGAAGCAGTGACAGCGATGGGAATCGTCGACCCAAAGAAGATAAAGATAGGCAGTAGAAAGTATTATAGATATATTGGGTCCCTTACAATTCCCCCTTGTACTCAAAATGTTATATGGACCATCGTGAGAAAG GACTCAGACACAAACGCAAGACCACTACAACCACTAAATATGCGCTCAGTGCATCTGTATAGACCAAGTGAAGTGGAAGATTAA